The following are from one region of the Gossypium hirsutum isolate 1008001.06 chromosome D03, Gossypium_hirsutum_v2.1, whole genome shotgun sequence genome:
- the LOC107907809 gene encoding uncharacterized protein gives MASYDFSRDILFEILSRAELKTMKKCRVLSKECNDLTYESSFMRLHSARTSTMVGYLLQSSRVPTQYLVSIADSVKPTAYSPYVTYFLHHRFRVVAAANEGLVLCSLSKFGGDSFYVYKPTCNEGGEVLPPPNPRFWRTKISMLVLRSNPLRFKIVRLSDSKDDAVDLDSKYSDEEDNFNVLSNEKSWHCEIFDSKSWEWKQSDDLKLTCHYSFMNTQEVSVCGGLHWLMFNDQQDKYTILSFDGDKEEWTMTSLPDSLGRKTHQDDQIAHVSCEGKLGLINHSYETKMLDVWILNHEKIWVKKHTINLKSFNEKVLPSPFLSFSFYSADTLFMMDLGCKYSVWVYYYNFKTGELKEIYAGKFIESAYFIQTDSEPVQLKPEHHIY, from the coding sequence ATGGCGTCTTATGATTTTAGCAgagatattttatttgaaatcttGTCGAGGGCTGAATTGAAAACAATGAAAAAGTGTAGGGTTCTTTCGAAAGAATGCAATGATCTCACTTACGAATCTAGTTTTATGCGACTACATTCTGCAAGGACATCAACAATGGTAGGATATTTACTTCAGTCTTCGAGAGTACCGACTCAGTACTTGGTGTCAATAGCCGATTCAGTAAAACCAACTGCGTATTCTCCGTATGTAACTTATTTTTTACACCACCGTTTTAGGGTTGTAGCAGCGGCCAATGAAGGTTTGGTTTTATGTAGCCTAAGCAAATTTGGAGGTGACTCGTTTTATGTTTATAAACCAACTTGTAATGAAGGAGGGGAAGTCCTTCCGCCTCCAAATCCTCGATTTTGGAGGACAAAGATAAGCATGTTGGTGCTGCGATCGAACCCTTTACGGTTCAAAATTGTCCGACTCTCCGACAGCAAGGACGACGCTGTAGACCTCGATTCGAAATATTCCGACGAAGAAGATAATTTCAATGtattatccaatgaaaaatcatGGCATTGCGAGATATTTGATTCCAAGAGTTGGGAATGGAAACAATCAGACGACTTAAAATTAACATGCCACTACTCTTTCATGAACACTCAAGAAGTTTCTGTGTGCGGTGGCCTCCATTGGCTTATGTTCAACGACCAACAAGACAAGTACACCATATTATCTTTCGACGGAGACAAAGAGGAATGGACAATGACTTCACTGCCGGACTCACTTGGTCGAAAAACTCATCAGGATGATCAAATCGCCCATGTGTCATGCGAAGGGAAACTCGGGTTGATCAACCATAGTTATGAAACTAAGATGCTAGATGTTTGGATTTTAAACCATGAAAAGATTTGGGTTAAAAAACACACCATAAATTTGAAAAGCTTTAACGAAAAGGTTcttccttctccatttctttccttttccttttacaGTGCTGACACTCTGTTTATGATGGATTTGGGGTGCAAGTATTCCGTGTGGGTGTATTATTATAATTTCAAGACTGGTGAGTTGAAGGAGATATATGCTGGTAAATTCATTGAGTCGGCATATTTTATTCAAACAGATTCTGAACCTGTTCAGCTAAAGCCCGAGCACCATATATATTAA
- the LOC107909356 gene encoding histone-lysine N-methyltransferase SUVR5 gives MEVLPCSGVQYVADSDCAQLSPEATFTYDRESNCLEQKKQVQVADSRMDDLLLTNEGNQEGRQDEGQGTRVELPISEDHHSGSSYYHCQAEGQRLSCGSHDDEYDDLNAQNCCTGPYLTSENSHVLVNTIESESPINNREGELSLSEPKWLEHDESVALWVKWRGKWQAGIRCARADWPLSTLKAKPTHDRKQYFVIFFPHTRNYSWADMLLVRSISEFPQPIAYRSHKVGLKMVRDLTVARRYIQQKLAVGMLNIIDQFHVEALIEAARNVVVWKDFAMEASRCNGYSDLGKMLLKLQTMILPCYINAEWLQESLHLWVQQCQNAHSAESVELLKEELYDAILWNEVKSLGDASVQPTLGSEWKTWKHEVMKWFSTSHPVSSAGDVNQRSSDGLSNTNIQVSRKRAKLEVRRADTHASMVQSNGSDQTMAVEIDSDFFSNRDAVDVNLPTPQHCKKEDEREETTPMDTSNSLTDRWNNIVVEARHPEVIHTKNVEITTASEEVKTTSTLHIQPKEVELTPVNETVAKKSIDSGSKNRQCTAFIESKGRQCVRWANEGDVYCCVHLASRFTGSFSKIEATPAVGTPMCEGTTVLGTRCKHRSLYGSSFCKKHRPKSDANNSSHSPEYTQKRKHLEIIQSSETTLCRDIVLVGDNESPLQVEPVSVIEVDALHRGNSLIEKPEHSGKDHDGTELMHCIGLYSNNGFDPCQESPKRHSLYCDKHLPSWLKRARNGKSRIVSREVFVDLLKDCDSLEQKLHLHQACELFYKLFKSILSLRNPVPVDVQLQWALSEASKDFRVGELLMKLVYSEKERLQSLWGFTGDKGTPSSSFMEGPVPLPLAINDSFDDDKTIKCKMCSVEFLDDQQLGTHWMENHKKEAQRLFRGYACAICLDSFINKKVLESHVQERHHVQFVEQCMLLRCISCGSHFGNTEELWLHVLSTHPVDFRLSKIALEHNPSAGEEPPLKLELGNSASLENNSENVGSVQKFICRFCGLKFDLLPDLGRHHQAAHMGPSLASSRPPKKGVRYYAYKLKSGRLSHPRFKKGLGAVSYRIRNRATATMKKRLQASKLIDAEIISAEPHVMENSNLGRLAEPQCSALAKILFSRTHKTKPRPNNLDILSIARSSCCKVSLKASLEEKYGMLPECLYLKAAKLCSEHNVQVEWHQEKFVCINGCKPAKDPDFLSPLIPLPNGFEGCQSADSLDDADEELELDECHYIIDSQHFRKGPMQKASILCDDLSFGKESVPVACVVDEGLFDSVYISGLSSNEQNARSSMPWENFIYVTNSSLDQSLDLDVESVQLGCTCSNSTCFPETCDHVYLFDNDYEDARDVFGKPMRGRFPYDDKGRIILEEGYLVYECNRKCSCNIACPNRVLQKGVRVKLEVFKTENKGWGVRAGEPILSGTFVCEYVGEILGEQEANNRLTRYGRDGCNYMFNIGSQINDMSRLIEGQARYFIDASKYGNVSRFINHSCSPNLVNHQVLVDSMDCHRAHIGLYASQDISVGEELTFDYRYELLPGQGYPCQCGASTCRGRLY, from the exons ATGGAAGTGCTGCCCTGCTCTGGTGTTCAGTATGTTGCGGATTCTGATTGTGCTCAACTGAGTCCAGAAGCAACTTTTACTTATGACCGAGAATCTAATTGCTTGGAACAGAAGAAACAAGTTCAAGTGGCAGATAGTAGGATGGATGACTTATTACTGACTAATGAAGGGAATCAAGAAGGAAGACAGGATGAAGGTCAAGGTACAAGGGTTGAATTACCAATTTCAGAGGACCATCATAGTGGATCTTCATATTATCATTGTCAGGCAGAAGGCCAAAGATTATCTTGCGGATCACATGATGATGAATATGATGATTTGAATGCTCAGAATTGTTGCACTGGACCTTATTTGACCTCTGAAAACTCTCATGTCCTCGTTAACACCATCGAGAGTGAATCACCAATCAACAACAGGGAGGGAGAGTTGTCTCTTTCAGAGCCTAAGTGGTTAGAGCATGATGAATCTGTTGCATTATGGGTCAAG TGGAGAGGAAAATGGCAGGCTGGAATCAGATGTGCAAGGGCTGACTGGCCATTATCAACTTTAAAAGCAAAACCGACCCATGATCGAAAGCAGTATTTTGTGATATTTTTCCCTCACACGAGGAATTATTCTTGGGCAGACATGTTACTTGTCCGATCCATTAGTGAGTTCCCTCAGCCTATTGCATATCGGAGTCATAAAGTTGGACTAAAAATGGTTAGAGATTTGACCGTTGCTAGGCGGTACATACAGCAAAAGCTAGCTGTTGGCATGCTGAATATAATTGATCAGTTCCATGTTGAg GCTTTGATTGAAGCAGCACGTAATGTGGTTGTCTGGAAGGATTTCGCTATGGAGGCTTCACGCTGCAATGGTTACTCTGATCTTGGAAAAATGCTTTTGAAACTTCAAACT ATGATATTGCCGTGCTATATAAATGCTGAGTGGCTTCAAGAGTCTCTTCATTTGTGGGTGCAACAATGTCAGAATGCACATAGTGCTGAATCCGTTGAATTGCTAAAGGAA GAATTGTATGATGCCATACTATGGAATGAGGTTAAGTCTCTTGGAGATGCATCAGTACAGCCCACACTTGGTTCTGAGTGGAAAACTTGGAAGCATGAAGTTATGAAATGGTTCTCGACGTCTCATCCGGTATCTTCTGCTGGAGATGTCAATCAACGGAGCAGTGATGGTCTCTCAAACACAAATATACAAGTTAGCAGGAAGAGGGCCAAGCTTGAAGTTCGTCGTGCAGATACACATGCCTCCATGGTGCAAAGCAATGGGTCGGATCAAACTATGGCTGTTGAAATTGACTCTGATTTTTTTAGTAACCGAGATGCTGTAGATGTCAATTTGCCAACGCCACAACACTGTAAAAAGGAAGATGAGAGAGAGGAAACAACACCAATGGACACGTCAAATAGTTTGACTGACAGATGGAATAATATTGTTGTTGAAGCAAGGCATCCGGAAGTCATTCACACCAAGAATGTTGAAATAACAACAGCAAGTGAAGAGGTCAAGACTACCTCAACTCTGCACATTCAGCCTAAAGAAGTGGAATTAACACCTGTGAATGAAACAGTTGCTAAGAAATCCATAGATTCTGGGAGTAAAAACCGACAGTGCACAGCGTTCATAGAGTCAAAAGGAAGGCAGTGTGTGAGGTGGGCAAATGAGGGGGATGTTTATTGTTGTGTGCACTTGGCATCTCGTTTTACTGGTAGCTTCAGCAAAATAGAGGCGACACCCGCTGTTGGTACACCAATGTGTGAAGGTACCACCGTGCTTGGTACTAGATGTAAGCATCGGTCGCTATATGGCTCCTCATTCTGCAAGAAACACAGACCTAAAAGTGATGCAAATAATAGCTCCCATTCTCCAGAGTACACCCAGAAAAGGAAGCATCTGGAGATTATTCAGAGTTCAGAAACCACATTATGCAGAGATATAGTGTTGGTGGGAGACAATGAAAGTCCCTTGCAGGTGGAACCAGTATCGGTAATTGAGGTTGATGCCTTGCACAGAGGAAACAGCTTAATCGAGAAGCCTGAACATTCTGGTAAAGATCATGATGGCACAGAATTAATGCATTGCATAGGCTTATACTCCAATAATGGTTTTGATCCTTGTCAAGAAAGTCCTAAGAGGCATTCATTATACTGTGATAAACACCTTCCAAGCTGGCTCAAGCGTGCAAGAAATGGAAAGAGTAGGATAGTATCCAGAGAGGTGTTTGTAGATCTTTTGAAAGACTGTGATTCACTTGAGCAGAAATTGCATTTACATCAAGCATGTGAACTTTTCTACAAGCTCTTCAAAAGTATTTTATCTCTAAGAAACCCTGTTCCTGTGGATGTCCAACTTCAGTGGGCCCTTTCTGAAGCATCAAAAGACTTTAGAGTTGGGGAATTGTTAATGAAGTTGGTATACAGTGAAAAGGAGAGACTGCAAAGTTTATGGGGCTTCACTGGTGATAAAGGTACACCTTCGTCATCTTTCATGGAAGGACCTGTTCCATTGCCATTGGCCATCAATGATAGCTTTGATGATGACAAGACTATTAAGTGCAAAATGTGCTCTGTGGAATTTCTTGATGACCAGCAGCTTGGAACACACTGGATGGAGAATCATAAAAAGGAAGCACAACGGTTGTTTAGAGGTTATGCTTGTGCAATCTGCCTGGATTCATTTATTAACAAGAAGGTTTTGGAATCCCATGTCCAGGAGAGACACCATGTACAATTTGTCGAACAGTGCATGCTTCTACGATGCATTTCCTGTGGCAGCCATTTTGGCAATACTGAGGAATTATGGTTGCATGTGCTGTCCACTCATCCTGTTGATTTTAGGCTGTCAAAGATTGCTCTAGAGCATAATCCATCTGCGGGTGAGGAACCTCCACTGAAACTTGAGCTCGGAAATTCAGCTTCTTTGGAGAATAATTCAGAGAATGTAGGCAGTGTTCAAAAATTTATTTGCAGGTTTTGTGGCTTGAAATTTGATTTGCTGCCTGATCTTGGCCGCCACCACCAGGCTGCTCACATGGGACCAAGTTTAGCTAGCTCTCGTCCTCCAAAGAAAGGGGTTCGTTATTATGCTTATAAACTAAAATCTGGGAGACTTAGCCATCCTAGATTTAAGAAAGGTCTGGGGGCAGTGTCATATAGGATTAGGAATCGGGCAACTGCTACTATGAAAAAACGCCTCCAGGCATCAAAGTTGATTGATGCTGAAATCATTAGTGCAGAGCCTCATGTTATGGAGAATTCAAATCTTGGTAGATTAGCAGAACCGCAGTGCTCTGCCCTTGCAAAAATATTGTTTTCCAGAACTCATAAAACAAAACCACGGCCTAATAACCTGGACATTCTGTCTATTGCTCGCTCTTCTTGTTGCAAAGTGAGCCTTAAAGCCTCATTGGAAGAAAAGTATGGCATGTTACCTGAATGTTTGTACCTTAAGGCAGCGAAGCTTTGCAGTGAGCATAACGTTCAAGTTGAGTGGCATCAAGAGAAATTTGTGTGCATAAATGGATGTAAACCTGCCAAGGATCCAGATTTTCTGTCCCCATTGATTCCTCTCCCTAATGGTTTTGAGGGTTGCCAATCAGCAGATTCCTTGGATGATGCAGATGAGGAGTTGGAACTGGATGAATGTCACTATATCATCGATTCACAACATTTCAGAAAAGGGCCCATGCAGAAGGCCAGTATCTTGTGTGATGATTTAAGCTTTGGGAAAGAATCAGTTCCTGTAGCTTGTGTAGTGGATGAAGGGCTTTTTGATTCCGTTTACATCTCTGGTCTTAGTTCTAATGAGCAAAATGCTAGATCCTCGATGCCTTGGGAGAACTTCATTTATGTTACAAATTCTTCGCTTGATCAATCTCTTGATCTTGATGTTGAG AGTGTGCAACTTGGGTGCACCTGTTCCAATTCAACATGCTTTCCTGAGACATGTGATCATGTATATCTCTTTGATAATGATTATGAAGATGCGAGAGACGTATTTGGGAAACCTATGCGGGGTAGATTTCCCTATGATGACAAAGGGCGAATTATCTTGGAG GAGGGCTACCTTGTCTATGAATGCAACCGTAAGTGTAGCTGCAATATAGCATGCCCGAATAGGGTTTTGCAAAAAGGTGTACGTGTAAAACTGGAAGTCTTCAAAACCGAGAATAAG GGCTGGGGGGTCAGGGCTGGTGAACCAATTCTGAGTGGCACATTTGTATGTGAATATGTTGGGGAAATCTTAGGCGAGCAAGAGGCAAACAATAGGCTTACCAG GTATGGTAGAGATGGTTGCAACTATATGTTTAACATTGGTTCTCAAATAAATGATATGAGCCGGTTGATTGAAGGACAAGCACGATATTTTATTGATGCATCCAAATATGGAAATGTTTCGCGGTTCATCAATCATAG CTGCTCGCCAAATCTTGTGAATCATCAAGTTCTTGTGGACAGCATGGATTGTCACCGAGCTCACATTGGTCTCTATGCCAGTCAAGAT ATATCTGTAGGTGAAGAGCTGACTTTTGACTATCGATATGAACTCCTGCCTGGACAAGGATATCCATGTCAATGTGGAGCTTCTACATGTCGGGGCCGCCTTTACTAA